From Zymoseptoria tritici IPO323 chromosome 6, whole genome shotgun sequence, one genomic window encodes:
- the CYP-38 gene encoding putative P450 monooxygenase (P450 potentially involved in the biosynthesis of a nonribosomally synthesized metabolite or mThis model is located next to a NRPS Multiple seq alignment and NJ analysis clustered this model with FGENESH2_PG.C_SCAFFOLD_12000140 (a P450 located in a cluster with a hybrid PKS/PS and a geranylgeranyl pyrophosphate synthase), gi 46114844 (a pP450 located close to a NRPS in G. ...), with the protein TESVFATRNHQDHQFLRKRVFKTYSMSSILSMEHLIDEVVDLSLRQLHCHVMDNRPVRLDRWTMFFAYEVVSNLALGHLKGFLERGEDVNNIIDSNHTGFWLNANVGYLPGQSRWFSNYYFLWVMTKLGSNFSAISDWIDGAVANGRRGHSSISRGPDLLQHFLNMSDGGGKPVSDEEVASEIGNVLGAGADTTGILIMATIKYLIENQSDYCRLQREVDAEHRRLQLSAGQEIRYTDLAKLPFLFAVVQESLRLHPSIVYQLPRESLKSGTTIRDQLIPPGVSISVSAAAVNRSVDVFGSDADAWTPQRWMEQNAGGGGDSSFTLESSLMTFGRGSRGCIGKNLALVEAYKYTASFVRNFDASFIDPKKNGTVISYWFAKIEGVDVALTSRLA; encoded by the exons ACCGAAAGCGTCTTTGCGACCCGTAACCATCAAGACCATCAGTTTCTCAGGAAACGGGTGTTCAAGACCTACTCCATGAGCTCAATACTCTCCATGGAGCACCTGAtcgatgaagtcgtcgatTTGAGTCTTCGGCAGCTTCATTGCCATGTCATGGACAACAGACCGGTTCGGCTCGACCGTTGGACCATGTTCTTTGCGTACGAGGTGGTCAGCAACCTTGCTCTCGGCCATCTCAAAGGTTTCCTTGAGCGGGGAGAAGATGTGAATAACATCATCGATTCCAATCACACGGGCTTCTGGCTAAACGCCAACGTTGGCTACCTCCCGGGCCAGAGCAGATGGTTTTCCAATTACTACTTCCTCTGGGTCATGACCAAGCTCGGCTCCAATTTCAGCGCCATCAGCGACTGGATAGATGGCGCGGTAGCGAATGGCAGACGTGGCCATAGCAGTATATCGCGAGGGCCAGATTTGCTGCAGCATTTTCTCAACATGTCCGATGGGGGCGGAAAACCCgtttcggacgaggaggttgCGTCGGAGATTGGAAATGTCCTGGGAGCTGGAGCGGACACCACCGGGATTCTGATCATGGCTACCATCAAGTACTTGATCGAGAACCAGAGTGATTACTGCCGTCTACAGCGGGAAGTCGATGCTGAACATAGACGACTTCAACTTAGTGCAGGACAGGAGATCCGGTACACGGACTTGGCGAAGTTACCCTTCCTTTTCGCTGTTGTCCAGGAAAGTCTTCGACTTCAT CCTTCAATCGTATACCAGCTGCCTAGAGAGTCTCTCAAGTCCGGGACCACGATCAGAGATCAACTCATCCCCCCTGGCGTCAGTATCAGTGTCAGTGCCGCAGCTGTCAATCGGTCCGTTGACGTCTTCGGCTCCGATGCAGATGCATGGACGCCGCAAAGGTGGATGGAGCAAAAtgctggaggtggtggcgATTCGAGTTTCACTTTAGAATCAAGCTTGATGACT TTCGGGAGAGGCTCTCGAGGATGTATTGGCAAGAACCTAGCGCTTGTCGAGGCTTACAAGTATACTGCATCGTTTGTACGGAACTTCGACGCAAGCTTCATTGACCCCAAGAAGAACGGAACAGTTATCAGCTATTGGTTTGCAAAGATCGAAGGCGTTGACGTCGCACTGACCAGTCGACTGGCGTAA
- the HHK2p gene encoding histidine kinase HHK2p (Histidine kinase), which yields MYAQNRARRSYGAANVRLEGKRVSPISEEDQASVNPSLNTVLERPAENVRTLSTVSTESTGSSKTVKGSMPPTPAGQPLRTPSYPFPYVPGTPRTWSSTFHQPFTTLSPTVSNQPRNESETPRKMSFGVLSGDSTPAGNAMFLPPGGTEFGGLEDPRYPTPNLYDLVLQLNSEPGMEQWWTTVTNILHDHFEADRASLVLPVDPTDIENVPWGQKSTFSMRGAEECAAGRTERTRPNTPGLLQRPEFVIREPSSDAPADVRPQKLHPERLRPRLDQRHSYAGPGREARDIPSRDYEEYEQHPTSPWAQSPAPSPAIQADEETNPFFAQDDHQLEDSFNPAVSPKDYAQFAQVEAIGVDHASTIIHIPLIHPTLSQPMQSLKVAARSKGQPHEMQRSNTVDVERKAPIAILSILTATVPYPHNLTHTLKLLGPHLATSFAIAQQLSANINRTVSIRHRRTKSGHNATSSPMTIEPITSLNELAHADLEDPDSSISEPMTSPSEYSGRSRISPAGSIVGTPGWDPAAHGWTAGRSAAGTPALTGSEMVDNYFDSKKRSGNRSASNASITNTPAKSAKKSSSREGRASGHGVEDDASKTPRTPSQQRPSMRPTMSHMPDMNQAKQHSLLHSYGADFQHSFGPLPATEQLDARKPGAGTHVRKGSYPEDMPPPSERLLRTIIDSVPVQIFTAQPETGSLSWVNSKFLIYRGQEPRQVLQDPWQAIHPDDRNEFLPAWHRSLRTNQQLQQKVRLQRFDGSYRWFYVRAAPLKDKRQKVVHWIGTMMDFHEQQIAEINSARQQETAASEAKYRTLANSSPQIVFAVNRVKGITFCNTQWLHYSGQTEAQALGVGFMDYVHPDDLAKCRLPLFDGDSNTPNNVPTSVPSEPKRTVSMSTTSDDSSETEKGGGSRSDFTSSPVGHMPQRQLSELASVGILKVTRDADGRPSYSTEVRLKSRDNDYRWHLVRVLRAEPTVLPNEEETWYGTCTDINDHKTLERDLKENMDEKSRFLSNMSHEIRTPLNGITGMVNFLIDSSLTAEQMEHVNIIRASTEGLRGLINDILDLSKAEAGMIQLSMDWLYVRALIEEVNDLTSAMAIDKGLELNYVVEEDVPPQIKGDRFRIRQILLNIVGNAIKFTQTGEVFIRCCLQTGTDDLEENEAFINFEIVDTGRGFTDQEAEYLFKRFSQIDGSSTRQHGGTGLGLVISKQLAQLHGGDMSARGVPGKGSTFTIAIKTTLPSKIDAPPPPTPGITRVTSIDASPGAFISSTMPQMTKVPSIPELPIAKQWAKFAPEVTQSPPIYLQSPGKESPSYSREATVRHIDMTLPGNIPHQITARESFEECRAMLGGEDPVIFTHIVVVLQEIDEIIALMNEVFAPKTSSTAIVLITDLAQRRKIMEQAPNYDYEALVANRRLRFIFKPLKPSRFGLIFDPQQEREQSLDRNQDSAQQVAVNQKQVFEELSARLGNQDKRVLLVEDNKVNQMVILKFLAKVSIKADTALDGVQCTDKVFAKPHGTYSIILCDLHMPNKDGYQTCKEIRKWERKNKHPHLPIIALSANVLGDVYQKCVDAGFNSYMTKPVDFKELSQVLMSFMDPKDPSKPHELMRLKREKSTIGAAR from the exons ATGTATGCACAGAACCGCGCGCGCAGGAGTTACGGCGCAGCCAACGTCAGACTGGAGGGCAAGCGTGTCTCGCCCATCTCGGAGGAGGATCAAGCGTCGGTCAACCCTTCATTGAACACGGTCCTCGAACGACCAGCGGAAAATGTGCGCACATTGTCGACAGTATCTACCGAGTCCACGGGTTCCTCGAAGACGGTGAAGGGCAGCATGCCTCCCACTCCGGCAGGACAGCCACTTCGCACGCCGTCCTATCCGTTCCCTTATGTTCCTGGAACTCCGAGGACATGGTCGTCTACCTTTCATCAACCATTTACGACACTGTCGCCCACCGTCTCAAATCAACCGAGGAATGAGAGCGAGActccgaggaagatgagcTTTGGCGTGCTGTCGGGTGATTCCACTCCAGCGGGTAATGCAATGTTCTTGCCTCCTGGTGGCACTGAATTTGGCGGGCTCGAAGATCCTCGCTATCCGACGCCGAACCTTTATGACCTGGTACTGCAGCTTAACTCGGAGCCTGGTATGGAGCAGTGGTGGACCACTGTTACGAATATCCTTCATGATCATTTTGAGGCCGACAGAGCATCTCTTGTCCTTCCCGTCGATCCCACAGACATTGAAAATGTGCCCTGGGGTcagaagtcgacgtttaGCATGCGCGGGGCGGAAGAGTGCGCTGCAGGACGGACAGAACGCACGCGGCCGAATACACCAGGTCTCCTACAGCGACCAGAATTTGTCATACGGGAGCCTTCTAGTGATGCTCCGGCGGATGTACGGCCCCAGAAGCTCCACCCAGAAAGACTCAGGCCTCGTCTGGATCAGCGGCACTCGTACGCAGGTCCTGGCCGAGAAGCTCGGGACAT ACCTTCACGAGATTACGAGGAGTACGAACAGCACCCCACATCACCTTGGGCACAGTCTCCTGCGCCATCACCAGCCATTCAAGCGGACGAGGAGACCAATCCATTCTTCGCGCAAGATGATCATCAGTTGGAGGACTCGTTCAATCCTGCCGTTAGTCCCAAGGATTATGCGCAGTTCGCCCAAGTCGAGGCCATCGGAGTGGACCATGCAAGCACCATCATTCACATTCCATTGATCCATCCCACACTCTCGCAGCCAATGCAGTCATTAAAGGTGGCCGCTCGATCTAAAGGCCAGCCACACGAGATGCAGCGTAGCAACACGGTCGATGTGGAAAGAAAAGCTCCAATTGCGATCCTCTCGATTCTGACCGCCACAGTACCCTATCCGCACAATCTCACCCACACGCTCAAGCTGCTAGGGCCTCATCTGGCCACCTCCTTCGCCATAGCACAACAATTATCCGCGAACATAAATCGCACAGTCAGCATTCGACACAGAAGGACGAAGAGTGGGCACAATGCCACCAGTTCTCCGATGACGATCGAACCAATCACGTCGCTCAACGAACTTGCCCATGCCGACCTCGAAGATCCTGATTCTTCAATATCCGAGCCTATGACGAGCCCCTCCGAGTACTCAGGTCGGTCGCGCATCAGCCCTGCCGGCTCGATCGTTGGTACTCCAGGGTGGGATCCGGCCGCTCATGGATGGACAGCAGGTCGCTCCGCAGCAGGTACGCCTGCGCTCACTGGTTCGGAAATGGTCGACAACTACTTTGACTCCAAGAAGCGATCTGGCAATCGGTCCGCAAGCAATGCTAGCATTACGAATACCCCTGCCAAGtcagcgaagaagagctcAAGCAGGGAAGGCAGGGCAAGCGGGCATGGTGTCGAGGATGACGCATCGAAGACTCCTCGCA CTCCTTCGCAGCAGCGTCCTAGTATGCGCCCAACAATGTCGCATATGCCAGACATGAACCAAGCGAAGCAGCACTCACTTCTCCACTCGTACGGTGCAGACTTCCAGCATTCTTTTGGTCCTTTGCCAGCGACCGAACAGCTTGACGCTCGTAAACCAGGTGCAGGTACTCATGTACGCAAAGGCTCGTACCCCGAGGACATGCCACCACCCTCTGAACGACTTCTACGAACGATTATCGATTCTGTTCCCGTGCAAATTTTCACCGCGCAGCCAGAGACTGGCTCCCTCAGCTGGGTCAACTCCAAGTTCCTAATCTACCGAGGCCAGGAGCCGCGACAGGTTCTACAAGACCCATGGCAAGCGATACATCCCGACGACCGGAACGAGTTCCTCCCTGCGTGGCACCGATCTCTGAGGACGAATCAGCAATTGCAGCAAAAAGTGCGCCTGCAGAGATTTGATGGCAGCTACCGTTGGTTCTATGTCAGGGCGGCTCCGCTCAAAGACAAGCGACAGAAAGTCGTACACTGGATCGGTACCATGATGGACTTTCACGAGCAACAGATTGCTGAGATCAACTCGGCTCGACAACAAGAGACTGCGGCTTCGGAGGCCAAATATCGCACACTGGCCAACTCAAGTCCGCAGATTGTCTTTGCTGTCAATCGTGTCAAAGGCATCACTTTTTGCAATACTCAGTGGTTGCATTATTCCGGACAAACAGAAGCACAAGCTCTTGGCGTTGGGTTCATGGACTACGTACATCCAGACGATCTCGCTAAGTGTAGATTGCCATTGTTTGATGGCGACTCCAACACGCCGAACAACGTACCTACCAGTGTACCATCCGAGCCGAAGCGCACAGTCTCAATGTCGACCACGTCGGACGACTCGTCGGAGACCGAGAAGGGTGGCGGTTCACGGTCTGACTTCACGTCATCGCCAGTTGGACACATGCCGCAGCGACAATTGTCCGAGCTGGCCAGCGTTGGAATCTTGAAGGTCACTCGAGATGCAGATGGAAGGCCGTCGTATTCCACCGAGGTCCGGCTAAAGTCGAGGGACAATGACTACAGATGGCATTTGGTCCGGGTCCTCCGCGCCGAGCCCACTGTCCTGCCAAACGAAGAAGAGACGTGGTACGGGACATGCACCGATATCAACGACCACAAAACGCTCGAGCGTGACCTGAAGGAGAACATGGATGAGAAGTCCAGATTCTTGAGCAACATGTCGCATGAGATACGTACTCCTCTGAACGGCATCACTGGTATGGTGAACTTCCTCATCGACAGCAGTCTAACTGCAGAGCAAATGGAACATGTCAATATCATCAGAGCTAGCACAGAAGGCCTGCGTGGATTGATCAACGACATTCTGGACTTGTCCAAAGCAGAGGCTGGCATGATTCAGCTGAGTATGGACTGGCTTTATGTTCGAGCCCTGATCGAAGAGGTCAATGACCTGACGTCTGCAATGGCCATCGACAAAGGCTTGGAACTCAACTACGTGGTCGAAGAGGATGTGCCACCACAAATCAAAGGCGATCGATTCCGCATTCGTCAGATTTTGCTCAATATTGTTGGCAACGCGATAAAGTTCACTCAGACTGGCGAGGTGTTCATCAGATGCTGTCTCCAGACTGGCACGGATGACCTGGAGGAGAATGAAGCATTCATCAATTTCGAGATCGTTGATACTGGGCGTGGCTTTACTGATCAGGAGGCGGAATATCTTTTCAAGCGTTTCAGCCAAATTGACGGCAGCAGCACTCGGCAGCATGGTGGAACAGGACTTG GCCTGGTAATCTCTAAGCAACTGGCCCAGCTCCATGGCGGTGACATGAGCGCCAGAGGTGTGCCCGGAAAAGGATCAACATTCACCATCGCAATCAAGACGACATTACCATCGAAGATCGACGCGCCGCCTCCACCCACACCTGGTATTACGAGGGTAACGTCAATCGATGCATCTCCGGGCGCTTTCATATCTTCCACGATGCCACAGATGACGAAAGTGCCGTCAATTCCAGAGTTACCTATTGCCAAACAGTGGGCCAAGTTCGCCCCCGAGGTCACTCAATCTCCACCGATCTACTTGCAGTCGCCGGGGAAAGAATCTCCCTCT TACAGTAGGGAGGCTACAGTGCGCCACATCGACATGACACTACCAGGCAACATTCCGCACCAGATCACTGCGCGTGAAAGTTTTGAAGAGTGCCGCGCTATGCTTGGAGGCGAGGATCCGGTCATCTTCACCCATATTGTGGTTGTTCTCCAAGAGATCGATGAGATCATCGCCTTGATGAATGAAGTATTCGCACCGAAGACATCATCCACGGCCATCGTGCTCATCACGGACCTCGCGCAACGTCGCAAGATCATGGAGCAAGCACCGAACTACGACTACGAGGCCCTCGTCGCCAACAGACGCCTTCGCTTTATCTTCAAGCCTCTGAAGCCGTCCCGCTTCGGCCTCATCTTCGACCCACAACAGGAACGCGAGCAATCCCTCGACCGCAACCAAGACAGCGCGCAACAAGTCGCCGTCAATCAAAAGCAAGTTTTTGAAGAACTCTCCGCCCGGCTGGGCAACCAGGACAAACGCGTCCTTCTCGTTGAAGACAACAAAGTCAACCAAATGGTCATCCTCAAATTCCTCGCCAAAGTCTCCATCAAAGCCGATACCGCCCTCGACGGCGTGCAGTGCACAGACAAAGTTTTTGCCAAACCTCATGGAACGTACTCCATTATCCTGTGCGACTTACACATGCCGAACAAAGACGGATACCAAACGTGCAAGGAGATCCGCAagtgggagaggaagaataAGCACCCTCACCTCCCAATCATCGCGCTGTCGGCGAATGTATTGGGCGATGTGTACCAAAAGTGTGTCGACGCGGGGTTCAATAGTTACATGACGAAACCGGTGGACTTCAAGGAGTTGAGTCAGGTGTTGATGAGTTTTATGGACCCGAAGGATCCGAGCAAGCCGCATGAGTTGATGCGATTGAAGAGGGAGAAGTCAACTATTGGGGCCGCGCGCTGA
- a CDS encoding carboxylesterase (esterase, lipase, thioesterase, predicted secreted with high probability, but contains one transmembranal domain. May be involved in catalytic activity and/or signal transduction mechanisms: acetylcholinesterase and butyrylcholinesterase.): MANTGTMLLLSFFFLPVVSGATPAMFRPAVYSEAIRRVAGQDAFLYSNASNAVVDLGYAVYQGSHNSSVNITAFKGIRYAEPPTGRLRWQAPQPPRVNRTETLPALEYAQQCPQSNRRMAEFQVTNQTGASEDCLFLNVWAPTSATAGALPVFLWIHGGGYGEADSEPADMSYLINTNENAFIAVSIAYRLGAFGFLSSDEVHRKGVVNAGLLDQQLALVWLKQYIHLFGGDPDRITIGGLSAGGGSAMLHGMAYGGSLGDQLFGNLFAASPYLPAQYRYNDWVPTQAYFAFAAQLGCDSRQPVGTAAPIFECLIGQSMQAVINASATISQSGVPGEWAFAPVTDGAFVQDTPTRHLGRKQMNGRNLLVGNNAEEGHDYTPQNIETESDLLDYLHLSFPMFSENDIAKVLHYYPSSNASVDPHAQLFATNGDSGPTAINQSALATGQQQRANNIHAEAVFICPTYWMAEAYSPNGGETFKYQFSVPPAVHAADASAYFSPLDAPPYRPSLRLAFQKILGNFIVNSNPSISGADYTNRNPNAGPVHPAGSWPPYSIAEPYQLDINTTCGMGKTQNPFFPELEVCSGSGTYNDFRLVNAYTWEGGRGTRCDFWRAMGDIVPC, translated from the exons ATGGCAAATACCGGCACAATGCTACTCCTCAGCTTCTTTTTCTTGCCCGTCGTGTCCGGTGCCACGCCAGCAATGTTCCGTCCAGCGGTATACTCCGAAGCGATCCGCCGCGTGGCCGGCCAAGATGCCTTCCTGTACTCGAACGCCTCGAACGCTGTGGTCGACCTGGGCTATGCAGTCTATCAAGGATCTCACAATTCAAGTGTAAACATCACAGCGTTCAAAGG CATTCGCTATGCCGAACCTCCAACAGGACGTTTGAGATGGCAGGCTCCTCAGCCGCCGAGGGTCAATCGGACGGAAACCCTCCCAGCACTCGAATATGCACAACAGTGCCCTCAGAGCAACAGAAGAATGGCAGAGTTTCAAGTCACTAATCAAACGGGAGCCTCAGAAGACTGTCTATTCTTAAACGTGTGGGCACCGACCAGCGCCACAGCTGGTGCTCTGCCCGTCTTCCTCTGGATACATG GTGGCGGGTATGGCGAGGCAGACAGCGAGCCAGCTGATATGTCGTATCTGATCAACACGAACGAAAACGCCTTCATCGCCGTTTCGATTGCATATCGA CTCGGCGCCTTTGGCTTCCTTTCATCTGATGAGGTTCACCGAAAAGGAGTCGTCAATGCTGGCCTACTGGACCAGCAACTAGCCCTTGTGTGGCTAAAGCAATACATACACCTCTTCGGAGGAGATCCGGACAGAATTACAATAGGAGGTCTTAGTGCGGGCGGTGGCTCGGCCATGCTCCACGGCATGGCATATGGAGGCTCTCTCGGAGACCAGCTGTTTGGCAACTTATTCGCGGCGTCACCGTACCTGCCGGCGCAATATCGCTACAACGACTGGGTCCCCACACAGGCATACTTCGCATTCGCCGCTCAGCTCGGTTGTGATAGCAGACAGCCTGTGGGAACGGCCGCTCCGATCTTCGAATGTCTGATTGGCCAGTCTATGCAGGCGGTCATCAATGCAAGCGCAACAATTTCTCAGTCTGGCGTGCCCGGAGAGTGGGCTTTTGCACCCGTCACTGACGGCGCTTTCGTACAAGATACACCGACTCGACATCTAGGACGTAAACAG ATGAATGGCAGGAATCTGCTAGTAGGTAATAACGCAGAAGAGGGCCATGACTATACGCCGCAGAACATTGAGACCGAGTCCGACCTCCTCGACTATCTTCACCTTTCGTTTCCAATGTTCTCGGAGAACGACATTGCCAAAGTCCTGCACTATTACCCTAGCAGCAATGCATCCGTCGACCCGCATGCACAACTCTTTGCTACGAACGGTGATAGCGGGCCAACTGCCATCAATCAAAGCGCACTGGCAACTGGCCAACAGCAGCGTGCAAACAATATCCACGCGGAAGCGGTTTTC ATTTGCCCAACCTACTGGATGGCCGAGGCTTACTCGCCAAACGGAGGCGAGACATTTAAATATCAATTCTCTGTCCCACCCGCTGTACACGCTGCGGATGCCAGCGCTTATTTCAGCCCGCTGGATGCGCCACCATACCGCCCCAGCCTTCGCCTGGCCTTCCAGAAGATCTTGGGAAACTTCATTGTCAATTCGAACCCGTCGATCTCGGGAGCAGACTACACGAATCGCAACCCAAATGCGGGACCGGTTCATCCGGCCGGCTCGTGGCCGCCTTACAGCATCGCGGAGCCCTACCAGCTTGATATCAACACCACATGTGGAATGGGCAAGACTCAGAATCCATTCTTCCCGGAGCTGGAGGTCTGCTCCGGCTCAGGCACTTATAACGACTTCCGCTTAGTGAACGCCTATACatgggaaggaggaagaggcacGCGGTGCGACTTTTGGCGAGCCATGGGAGATATTGTTCCTTGCTAA